From the genome of Mycobacterium kansasii ATCC 12478:
CTCGGTGTGATCGAGTCGCTGGCCACCAAGGCTGACAGCATCGTTATCGGCGGCGGAATGTGTTTCACTTTCCTCGCCGCACAAGGCTATTCGGTTGGCACGTCGCTGCTGGAAGGCGAGATGGTCGACACCTGCCGCAGGCTGCTCGACACCTACCACGACGTGCTGCGGCTGCCCGTCGACATCGTGGTGACCGAGAAGTTCGCCGCCGACTCCCCGCCCCAAACCGTCGCCGCCGACGCTATCCCGCACGACCTGATGGGCCTGGACATCGGCCCGGGATCGGTCAAACGGTTCGCCACGCTGCTGTCCAACGCCAAGACCATTTTCTGGAACGGGCCGATGGGCGTGTTCGAATTCCCCGGTTATGCGGCGGGCACCCGAGGCGTCGCCGAGGCGATTGCCGCCGCGACCGGTAGAGGAGCTTTCAGCGTGGTCGGCGGCGGCGACTCGGCGGCCGCGGTGCGCGCGCTCGGCATCGCCGAAGGCGACTTTTCGCACATATCCACCGGCGGCGGCGCGTCGCTGGAATACCTTGAGGGCAAAGCACTTCCCGGCATCGAGGTGCTTGGTGAGGCCCAGCCCGATCGAGACAAGAGAGGCGGACAGTCGTGAGCCGCAAGCCGTTGATCGCCGGCAACTGGAAGATGAACCTCAATCACTTCGAGGCGATCGCGCTGGTGCAAAAGGTCGCATTCGCGTTGCCGGACAAGTATTACGACAAGGTTGACGTCACGGTGATCCCGCCGTTCACCGACCTGCGCAGCGTGCAGACGCTGGTCGACGGCGACAAGCTGCGGTTGACCTATGGTGCCCAGGACTTGTCACAACACGACTCCGGCGCCTACACCGGTGACATCAGCGGGGCGTTCCTGGCGAAATTGGGCTGCAGCTACGTCATCGTCGGACACTCCGAACGGCGCACCTACCACAACGAGGACGATGCCCTGGTGGCCGCCAAGGCCGCCGCCGCGCTCAAGCACGAGCTCACGCCGATCGTCTGTATCGGCGAACACCTCGACGTGCGGGAAGCGGGAAACCATGTGGC
Proteins encoded in this window:
- the tpiA gene encoding triose-phosphate isomerase, giving the protein MSRKPLIAGNWKMNLNHFEAIALVQKVAFALPDKYYDKVDVTVIPPFTDLRSVQTLVDGDKLRLTYGAQDLSQHDSGAYTGDISGAFLAKLGCSYVIVGHSERRTYHNEDDALVAAKAAAALKHELTPIVCIGEHLDVREAGNHVAYNVEQLRGSLAGLSAEQIGSIVIAYEPVWAIGTGRVASAADAQEVCAAIRKELASLASAKLAETVRVLYGGSMNAKNVADLVAQDDIDGGLVGGASLDGEQFATLAAIAAGGPLP